From Microcoleus sp. FACHB-672:
AATTTCTGCCGGTTACGCCCGATCACATGAATTTCTTGAATGCCTAACTCTGCACAGCCGGCAACCACTGCCCGCGCCGCACCGCCCGCGCCTAAAATTACGGCGACTGTCTGGCTCCAATCTCGATTGTACGCTTTCAGGGGAGCGACAAAGCCCTCAACATCCGTATTGGTGCCGGCCCAACTTGTGCCGGTGTGCCAGACGGTGTTGACTGCGCCGACGGCTTGGGCAATGGGGGAAATTTCTGATAAAAAAGGCATAATCGCCTGTTTGTGAGGAATGGTGACGCTAAATCCTCGCAAATTGATCGCTGCAAAACCGGCAAGTGCGACTTCTAAATCTGCCGGTTTAACCGGCATCGCCAGATAAACATAATCTACGCCCAACTCGGCAATCGCGGCATTGTGCATCACCGGCGAGAGAGAATGTTCAATGGGAGAACCGATCACCCCTAAAAGTTTTGTCGTGCCTTTAATCACGGAGATCCTCACGTTTTGATCGCATTAAACGGTTATAAATCAAGCGCATCTTTGCCTTGCGGGATGCCGGCAAAGGTATTTTTCACAGCGAGGGCAAGCCGGTCTAAGTCTTCTTTTAACAGCGGTGGCCATTCCACACCCGCTCGGTAGCCGGCTTCAAATAACTGTATACTTTCAACGGCGATTGAATACAAGGCGACTACCAGTTGCCGGTCAAGGTCGGGATTTTCGTGCAAAGCGTCGCCGATGATTTTCACCGCCAGCAAAATCGAAGTCATTTGCCCTGGCACCGGCGGCTTACCTTCCTTGAGCAGCATCAGGAACGCATCGGGATTTTTCTGAGTGGTCAGAGCAGTTCCCTGTGAGAGGATAAAGTTACGGGCTGTTTTGTAATCCATAAATTAGGATAAGCGATTTTGGCTCAGAGATTTGTTAACGATTTCGTTAAGCATCTCAAATTTTACTGTTATATAGAATAGCTTGGTCTAAAGGAATAGCGAGCCGGTTTTGTGCCGGCGTGTCAAAATCAATTTCCAGGGAGAGCAATCTAATGGCAGAATTGAGTGCCGGTTGATCACGCTTGCAGTTACACCCGGATCTTTTATCTGCCGGCTGCATTTAAATTGTGATGCCGGCGCAAATATCTTAAAATTTAGCTTTCACAAAGGTAAGTACAATACAACTCCCTTCCATTCGGGTTGCTCACTACAATCTATCAGCAGTAACAACTCATCGATCACTTGTCGAACCGGCATTCGGTCATTTACTACAAATAACCCCGCCATCTGTTCTCCTCTAGCCAAACGTTCATAAGCAAAGTCTGGCATAGTTGCACGATCATGGGTTAAAAGAATGCGCTCATTGTTTGCCGCCCAATCTAAAATCGCTTGATCGTCTACTTTCCGCAAACCGACATCCTGAACCCGAAGTAAATCAAGGTCAGGTTGACACAGAAACAGTCCTCGAACAATGTCACCATTAAAGTTTTCATCGCTTAGCAATCTCAACATACCACTGCTAAGACTGCTCTTGCGATAACAAACGAGAACGAATTAGACTCAAATCAGGTTGAATACTAGATAAACGTTGCTGTACCGACTCAGCTAACTGCTCTCTTTGATTCAGGTACATTTCTACAGCATTTTGATGCCGAAGATAGTAACCGATTGTGTTGTAGACATCAGACAATGACAGAGTTGAATACCGATGAACAATAGACTCAGGGGATGCGCCATCTTGAAATGCTCGGATTACAATCTCTAGCAAAACCCTTGAATTTCCAACTCGAATCGCTCCAGTTTCATCTTCCCAAAGAGGAGGTGCCTCACGCTCTAAAACGAGGATCATGGGTTCATTCTTGTGTATCAGATACACCATGATTGTAGCTTAATTCAGATATAATTTTTTAGTACAAACCTCAAAGCATCGTCTCAGACTTAACTATGGGCTATCTTGATAAAGCTCTCTATTGTTTTCTTGCTGAATTAACTACCACAACTTAGTTTTTCAGAGTTAGACGCTGCTGCAACTGTTGACGGCATCTGTAACCTCGAATGCGGTTGAACTGAAACTTATTGCCCTGTGCGCGGTTGATCAGATGTTTAATGAAAGTCTGGGAATTTTGATTACCGTTTAATCGCTGAAAAAGGGTGTACACCGGCACCCTAATTTTATTTTTAAATTACCGCAGTGCATTCAATTTCAACCAGCACATCTTTGGGTAAACGAGAAACTTGAACGGTAGCGCGTGCCGGCGCTGTTTTCTCATCAAAATATTTCGCATAAACGGCATTCATCGCCGCAAAATTATTCATATCTAAAAGAAATACACTTGTTTTCACGACATCGTTAAAAGTCGCCCCAGCCGCCGCCAGAATCGCTTCAATATTTTTCATTACTTGTTCGGTCTGCTTTGCGATATCGTCGGGGTAGACAATCTCATTAATTCTGGGATCGATAGCAATTTGGCCGGCAACAAAGATCATCGTGCCGGTGGCTGTAATTGCTTGATTGTAAGGGCCAACGGGTGCCGGTGCTTGTTCGGTACGGATAATTTTTTTCGTGATAGAGATTGGTTTTTCTGAAGTTGACTGAGAGTCTGCCGGTTCGTAGATTTCTCCATCAGGCATCATCGTACCTGTGAGGTCTGCATTCTCAAAGTTTGCTCCATAAATATTGGAGTCCGTCAAATCTGCTCTTTTCAGGTTTGCTCCGCTAACATTTGCCCTCATTAAATTTGCTCGTTGCAGACAAGCTCTCTCTAAATTTGCTCCTCGCAGACAAGCTTTTTTGAAGTTTGCATTAGATAAGTCGGCTTTACTCAAATCTACATCTGCAAAATTTACACTCGACAAATCCATATTTGGCAGGCTGACGACTCCGAGTTTAGCTCCCTGTAAATTTGCTGCTTGAAGTTTCACATTAGTTAAATCGGCTCGACTTAAATCAGCTCCCTGCAATTTCGCTTCGGTCAGATTTGCACTCTTTAAATTTGCTCTAGTGAGGTTTGCTTTAACTAATGAAGCTTTACTTAGGTTCGCCCCGCTCAAATTCGCCCCACTCAAATTTGCCTTATCTAAATCGGCATGACTTAAATTAACACCGTTGATTTGCGCTGCACTAAAGTCAGCACCGTCGAGAGCTGCCCAACTCAGATTGAGTGAGTAACTTTCCACTAATCCACTCAAATTTGCACCCGTCAGAGATGCCCTACTAAGATTTACACTGTTAAGTTTCGCATTGCTCAGGGATGCCCCGCTCAATTCTGCTCCAGTCAAATCTGAACTGGTTAAGTCTATCCCACTCAGGTTGGCACCTTTTAGGTTGACCCCACTCAGTTTTGCTAGCTGAAAGTTTCGTTCCCCTTGTGCGTATTTTGCTAAAAGTTCCGTAGCGTTCATAAATTTGCCTCTCTATTGCCCTGAATTTAGTTTACCGCCGAAGCGTAAACCGGCAATTAGAAATAGCAACGTTGCAGACTGTTGTTTCAAGTCCTTATTTTCACTGCCGGCACGCGAAGGATTATAATCTTTAGCTAATAGCTGAAGTCGTCTGAAAACAACTGAATAAGGCGGTTATGCGTTCAAAGGAAATATAAATTATTCCTTGTTCTTATAGCGTTGCATCCTTGCTTTTAAGGAATTTATAAGTCGGCTTTTACTATTCGCTAATAATGCCGGCAACCGATCTACATCCGCTCCAACCGCTGACGTAACTTGCTGCTTGCCATATCGATCACCGTCACCACCACCAACAGCACCAGCATCATCGTGGTGGCTTTTGTATATTCAAACGCGCGGATATAATTAACCAACTCAAAACCAATGCCGCCGGCACCGACAACCCCCAGCACGGAAGCCGCACGGATGTTGTATTCAAACATATATAATGTATAACCTAAACCCAAGGGCAGCACTTGCGGCAAAATTCCATATTGAGCAATTTGCAGCCAAGATGCCCCAGCCACCTGCAACGATTCAATCGAGCGCGGCTCAACCGATTCAATCGCCTCTTGATAAAACTTCCCAAGATAACCGATGGTGTAAATGCTCACTGCCAACGTCCCCGCCGGCGCACCTAAGCCGGTTGCCGCCACAAACAGCAAACCCAACACAATAGACGGGACTGAACGCACGGCATTTTGCATAAAATTTGCAACCCATTGCAACCAGCGCGGTGCTAAATTGTGAGCGCTGCAAATAGCAAGCGGCAGAGAAAGAATTGCCCCAATTGTGGTTCCCCAAATCGACATCTGGATCGTCTCGATCAGCGCTTTCACGGCGATATCCAGAACATCCAAATTCGGAGGCCACAACCGGGAGATAAAATTAGTGATATGAGGCCAACTGGTCTTCAGTAATTCCAGATTAATCTCAAGACCCTGCAACGCCCAACCATAGACTAAAAAAATGCCGGCAACCGTTGCCAGCCGGCTCAGCCAGGGATAGCGTCGCCACCAACTCACCAAATCTTTCATGATTAAAAAATTCTGCTCACCCTTCTTTTTAAATTCTTTGGCGTTTTGGCCGGTTTAAACAACTAAGCAACCACTAAACAACCCAATTTTTTATCAAATAGAAACTTGAGTTAATTCCGCAAATCGCTCTGATAAATTGCGGCAAGGGCCATCATAAACCACACGACCGGCATCTAAAATAATTGCCCGTTCTGCGTAGGCACTCGCCATTCCCAAATCGTGCAAAACCGTTACAACCGTCATTCCTTGCTGCCGGTGGAGATCGGCAAAAATGTCCATCACCTGTTGCGCCACCTTCACATCCAAGCCGGCAGTCGGTTCATCCGCTAGCAAAATCTGCGGAGATTGCATCAGCGCCCGTGCGATCGCTACCCGCTGTTGCTGTCCCCCACTGAGCCGGTCGGTTTTTTGGTAAGCCAAATCCTTCAGCCCCAAATTAGCCAGCAAATCCAAAGCGTGCCGGCGATCTGCCTTGCTGAAGCCCCACAGGGTTTGCCATGCCGGCAACGTCGCCAGCTTTCCACACAGCACATTATCCAAAGCCGGCAACTGGCGCACCAGCCCCCCGCCCTGAAAAATTAAGCCGACATCTCGGCGAATCCGCCCCAGTGTGCGCGGAGTCAGCACCACGCCATTAATGCGGATCTCGCCGCGTTGCAATGGCAGTAGCCCCACCAGCGCCCGCAATAGTGTAGACTTGCCGGCCCCATTCAGCCCGAGCAACGCCACAAATTCCCCCGGCTGGATCGTGCAATCAATGCCATTCAGAATCGGACGATTGAGCGACAGGGCGTAAGGGCTATGTAGTTTTTCACACTCGATAGTCATGGGGCATGGGGCATGGGGGATCGGGCCTGGGGCATGGGGGATCGGGCATGGGGAATTTTCACCCACTAATCCCTCACCCCCTCTTCAGTCAGCTTACGGGGTCACTCCCGCCCGTTTCATCGCGTCGCGCATCGGTGAGAGGTGAGTCTCATGATCGACTTTCACCAATTCGGTTGAATTATAAAGCGCGGTGAACATTTGATTGTTTGCCGGCTCGTTCAACTTCATCATTGCATTCACGAGCTTTTCTCTGGTCTCCGCCGGCACATCATCATCTATAACAATCCCGTGCGCCGGTACACCAGGAATCTTGTGAAGAACCCGCAACTGTTTGGCTTCCTCTTCTGTAATATAAGGAGCCTTAAGGGCGTATTCCGAAACTGCAGCCACGTCAGCCTGACCTCGCAATACTGCTTGCAAGGCGCTGCCGTAGCCATCACCATAGGTGACTTCGCTAAAGAAATTCTCTAAGCGATCAGGGCCATCCACAAATCCCTGGTTGACGAACTCGCCGGTGGGCATAATAAAGCCCGATCCAGAGGTGCGAGAGGCAAACGCCATTTTTTTATCTTTTAGCTGTTCCAAGGTTTCCTTCGCGGTCGCCTTAGACTCTAGAGGGCTATCTGCGGGCACTACCAATACAGAGTTATAGGTGTGTCCACCCGAATAATCTTTCCGCACCTCAGCGAGGGCCATACGCGCGCCGGTTAATTCCTCGGCTTTCAAAGCGGGCCGGCTGCTCAAGAAGGCGACATCAGCGCGATCGGCGTTCAACGCTTCAACGGCTGCGGTGTCATCGCCAATCACTGTATCCACCGGCATCCCCACTTCTTTCGAGAGGAACTCTCCGACAGCCTTGGCTTTTTGCTCCAAATCTGTAGATTCTTTGCGACTTGCAAAAGCAACCGTCAGGCGAGTTAGGGGTTTTGTCGCAGTCTGGACAGTCGTGGTCGTCTGAGTTGTTTTAACAACGGGGGTGCTTTCAGTCGTCGCTGGGGTATTTTGGGCTGACTGTTCTTGCCCACAGCCGATTAAACCCGCCAGCACGACCACTGCGATGCCGGCATTCAGTCCCACCCGTTTACCCGCGATTCTGAATAGCTCTTTTGTCAAACTTGAAAGTGACATTATTTTGAGAATTACTTGCAATTATCTTCTCCATTAAATTACCAGGTTTTGAATAAAAAAAATCTCTGAACTTTTGATAAGGATTTCAAATCTTCATCTTTAATAGACTTTATACTTACTCCCCGCTCCCTGATGAAGATGGCTTCTTGAGTTATTACATTTAATTTATATAAACAAATTGATCGGCAACCTAAAAAAGAAGCTTGCTATCGTCCCGCTTCAGTGCTTTTCCATTTAAAATTTTGGGATAAATTATGCAAATTTAATAATTTAGACGAGGACGGATGCCGTAGTGCCGGTAGTGCCAGTAATCCCGCAGGATTTGATCGTGATCGAAACATAGGTCTGCCGGCACGCGCCAAGACTCAAAAATCCCCAAATCCTTTGCATCATCAGCAGCTTGGGGATTGCCGGTGGCCGTCGCGATAAACACAATACTAAGCGTGTGCTTTCGTGGGTCGCGCTTGGGGTCAGAATATACATGAAATTGTTCCACCAACTGCACCGGCAGCCCTGTTTCTTCTTCAGCCTCTCGTGCAGCTGCCGTTTCCACAGACTCTCCCTCATCAACAAAACCGCCGGGAATCGCCCAGCCATAGGGAGGATTGCGACGTTCAATGAGTATGATAGGGCGGTGGGGCCGGTCGATCAGCTCAATAATGATATCGACCGTAGGGACAGGATTTTTATAAGTCACAAGCAAAAATTTTTAAGACTCTAGAGTGAGTAACCAGGACTGAGATAAGTATAAGATTACGGAGGACTCTCCCAATCAGGACTTTGCGCGGATATGCCCCACAGAGCTAGCGGGATTTTGCTACACCCATCCTCCTTGCCCGGACGTTTTGGTATTGGTGACTTAGGCCCAGAAGCTTATCGCTTCGTTGATTTTCTGGCAGAGAGTGGCCAACAGTTGTGGCAAGTCTTACCCTTGGGTCCCACCGGCTATGGCAATTCGCCGTATATGTCCTATTCCGCACTGGCCGGCAACCCCCTACTGATCAGCCCAGAACTGGTGCGAGACAATGGCTTGCTTACCGATCAAGATTTAGCCGGTGTACCAGAATTTCCCGTCGAGAGAGTCGATTATGACCAAGTAATCGCCGTAAAAATGGACTTGCTGTGGAAAGCTTGCCAAAATTTCCAACGGCAGCCACAAGATGAATTTGAAGCATTCTGCGCTCATCACGCACACTGGCTGGATGACTACGCCATGTTTATGGCGATTAAGCAGATGAATCGGGGAAAAGGTTGGAATGCGTGGAACCCAGCCCTTGCCAACCGTGAACCCGAAGCCCTGGCATCCGCCAAGATGCTGCTAGAAACCGAAATTTCCTTCCGCAAATACCTACAGTTTGAGTTCTTTCGCCAGTGGGCGCTGCTCAAGCGCTACACCAATGATCGCCGCATCCAGATCCTCGGAGATCTTCCGATCTATGTTGCCCATGACAGCGCTGATGTCTGGGCGAACCCCCAAAACTTTTGCTTGAATCCCAAAACCGGCGAAACCACACTCATGGCCGGTGTCCCACCCGACTACTTTAGCGCCACCGGCCAGTTGTGGGGCAATCCCATTTATAACTGGGACATCCTTAAAGAGAAAGACTATCACTGGTGGGTGCAGCGCTTCCAGGGAATGCTGGAATTAGTAGACTGGATTCGGATTGACCATTTTCGGGGCTTTGAAGCCTACTGGGCGGTCAAATCCGGCGAAACCACTGCGTTGCATGGCCAGTGGATGACAGGGCCGGGAGCCGCTTTTTTTGAGTCAATCGAAGAACAGTTAGGCCGGCTACCCTTTATTGCCGAGGATCTGGGCACAATTACCCCAGAAGTTGAAGCGCTGCGGGATCAGTTTAATATGCCGGGAATGAAGATTTTGCATTTTGCCTTTGGTGCCGGCTGGGGCAACGCTTATTTACCCCACAATTACGCGCGTAACACTGTTGCTTACACCGGCACTCACGATAATGACACAACTCTAGGCTGGTTCAATCATCTGTCAAACCGCGAAAAAGAGGAAGTCCGGCGTTATTTAGGTCGCACTGACGATGAAGAAATTCATTGGGATCTAATTCGGGCGGCTATGAATTCTGTTGCGGATTGGGCAATTACTCCGCTTCAAGATATTTTGGGAATCGGCAGTGAAGGGCGGATGAATACCCCTGGTAAAGGTGAGGGAAATTGGGAATGGCGATACACAGATGGTGCATTAACCAATGAACTACGTCATCGCATTCTTTCCCTAAGTGAAGTTTATGGCCGGTTTTATTAAGAGTCGTGAGTTCTGAGTTTTGAGTTTTGAACAAAGATTTTGTCTTCGTTCTTTTCGCTATTTTCTTGTTTTTTATCCTTCAGTTTCTAAACTATGCTTTTTCCAAGATCTAGCGGTATTTTGCTTCACCCAACTTCTTTTCCTAGTAGATTTGGAATTGGCGATTTGGGAGAAGAAGCCCGTCGCTTTGTTGATTTTCTGGCAGAAAGCCGACAGACATTATGGCAAGTTTTGCCGGTGGGTCCCACGGGATACGGCAACTCTCCTTATATGTCTTATTCTGCACTCGCCGGCAATCCACTTTTAATCAGCCCAGATCGACTGCGGGATGACGGGTTACTAACCGAAGAAGATTTCAGAGATTTGCCTGAATTTCCCGAAAATCGTGTGGATTTTGAGAAAGTTGCTCAAGTCAAAATTCCCTTGCTGCAAAAAGCGTGTGAAAATTTTAAAGCTCACGCTTCTGAAGAGTTGCAACAAGAATTTCGGACATTCTGCGAGAGCAAAGTTTACTGGCTTAATGACTATGCCTTATTCATGGCGCTCAAAGAAGCCCACGCCGGCGATGGTTGGCACACTTGGGATGCCGGTATTTCTAAACGCCACCCGGAAGCCATAGAGTTGTGGGAAAAACAGCTAAGCGATCAGTTATTATTCCAGAAATTTACTCAGTTTGTCTTCTTTCGCCAGTGGTCAGCGATCAAGCATTATGCGAATGAGCGCCAAATTCAAATTATTGGGGATATTCCCATTTATGTTGCTCATGACAGTGCAGATGTTTGGGCACACCCGGAAAGTTTTTGCCTCAATCAAGAAACAGGTGAGCCGGCTTTAATGGCCGGCGTTCCACCGGATTATTTTAGTGTCACCGGCCAACTCTGGGGTAACCCGGTTTATAACTGGGAATACCTGCAACAAAACGATTTTGATTGGTGGGTGCAGCGCTTCAAATTCATGCTTGATTATGTGGATATTATTCGCATTGACCACTTCCGAGGGTTTGAATCTTTCTGGGCAGTGCCTCAAGGCGAAACTACCGCAGTAAATGGGGAGTGGGTTGATGCGCCGGGGGAAGCTTTCTTTACGGTGCTTAATGATAAATTGGGCAAGCTTCCTGTGATGGCTGAAGATTTAGGAATGATCACACCAGAAGTGAAGGACTTACTAGATAAGTTTGAATTTCCTGGGATGAAAGTTTTGCATTTTGCTTTTGGGGGCGATGCAGACAATCCTTATTTGCCCTTCCAATATCCGCATAACAGCGTGGTTTACACCGGCACCCACGATAATGACACAACCGTTGGCTGGTTCAGCCAAGTATCTGAACAGGAAAAAGAGTCTTTGTTGCGTTATTTAGGCTGCACCGGCAACGATGGAATTCATTGGGATCTCATCCGTTTAGCCTTGAGTTCTGTCTCTAGCCAAGCTCTAATTCCCTTACAAGATATTTTAGGACTAGGCACCGAAGCCCGGATGAATTTTCCCAGCAAAGCAGAAGGAAATTGGGAGTGGCGCTATTGGCACAATGCGTTAACGGACGACTTGCGAGATCGCTTCAGAACTTTAACAGAAACCTATGGCCGAGTCCCGAAAAAAAGTGACTAGAGGTTAGGGACTAGGGCAAGGGAGATTAAAGACTGAAGATTAGTCCTTAATCTCCCTTCTGGTGAACAGGCGAGATAACTATAACTTTGCCAGTTTTCACGCCCATGCCCAATGCCCATTCCCCTCTCTTAAGATCGAGGATTTGCCTTAACCGTCACTTCCTCAACCTTTCCGGGTTCGCCCATTTGCTTGGCTTGCCCGTTATTAACCGCGACTAACACACCCCCCGCGTTGCCGGCAGTCACAACCAGTTGCTGTTTAGCTTCCCAACTGCGCTGCGTTCCTTCCGACAAAACCCCCTCAAACTCAATTTTGCCGTCGGCAACAATTTGTATCCAAGATTCAGCCTTTAAAGTAAGGCCAACTCTTACAGCCTGATTGGAATTTGTGACGGTTTTCAATAAGCTAGCGTTCTCTACCTTTGCCAGTTGGCCGGTTGGCGCTTGGTTTCCTTGAGACGGCTGGTTCTTTAACTCCTGCTTATTGTCCAAACCGCTCACCTGCGCTACAGAACGGTTCATCATGTAAGACATCCCGTTAACTGAACACATAATTAGGAATATGTAAACCAAATACAGATGAATCGGTCTTAATTGAGGCGGGGATAATTGTATCCAAGAATATTTGAACAATCGCAGATTCGTTTCCGTGGGAAAATCACTCGCCAGCAAGGCACCATTCATCCCCAGAGCATCAGCAAAACGCCGGATAAATCCCTGAATGTAAACCGGCTCTGGCAGGTGTTGTAACTTGCCTTCCTCAATTGCGTGCAGCATTCCCGACCGGATCATTGTCCTAGCCGCAACATCTTCTAGGGACAAATCCTGGTTTTCACGGACTTGACGCAGTTTTGCTCCCAGTTCTGAAAGCTTTTCTGCGCGTTCTTGCTCAAAATTGCGTATAGGTTTTTTCTTATTTTTCATCATAGGGTGTGCTCCTCAATGTCTGCTGGCACATTAACTGATGTTAGGTTGAGCTGGGTTTGCAAGAACCTTAGCTCAAAATCTTTCAGAGGGCGGTAAGTACCAGGTTTCAACATTGGTTCTTCGGGGGGTTCCAATAAAATGGGTCCTATTGCCGTGCGGTGCAGGTTAACCACTGGATATCCTAACTGTTCTGCGACCCTTCTAATCTGGCGGTTTCTGCCCTCTTTAAGAATTACTTCCAAAAGTGTTTGAGAACCAGGATACTTTGCTAGGGCACGGACTTGGGCGGGTAATGTTTTTTTGCCAGATAGGATAACGCCTTTGCGCCATGCTTCCAAAACCGATTCAGGGGGATAACCTTGCACCCAGACTTGATAGGTTTTGGGAATGCCGTGACGGGGGTGAGTAAGGCCAAATGTCAGCCCTCCGTCATTAGTCAGCAGCAACGCTCCTGTTGATTCAGCGTCTAAGCGTCCGATGGGATGCAAGCCCTGACCTTTGCGAAGTGATGCCGGCAGTAAATCCAACACTGTAGACCGCTTCCACGGGTCGCTACAGGTAGATACGACTCCCTTGGGCTTGTGAAGCAATAGATACACCGACTGAGGACGATAAGCCGGCTTGAGGGGGACTCCATCCACTTCAATTTCATCGCACTCTGGATTGGCTTTTTGCCCCAGCCGTACCACTTGGCCATTCAGATGCACTCGCCCTTCTAGAATCATTTTTTCAGCTTGCCGGCGCGAGGCAACTCCCCATTCAGAGAGAATTTTTTGCAGTCGTTCCTCCATGCTCAGACAAATGTGTAAAGGTGTGAGGTTTTGAATCAGTTGAGCGTTCGGTTAATCTGCGTGTTGGTCAGCACAGACTATGTACAAATATTACAAGACAGGTGGTTCCAAGGGCGTCCCTGTTTTCACGAGGTTCCGCAAACTGTGACCCAGCGCAAAAACTTTAAGCTAAAGGTCGTGAGCTGTAAAGTGGTGCTTACCACCTTCTGGCTCAGAGCTAAGACTGCCGGTATCTACCCTATCAACTGCTCAGCAGCCGCAGAAACCAGAGCTAAGGATTGAGCGTGAGCGGCTAGCTAGAAGTCAATCTATTCGTGCAACCGGCAAGCCGGCCATTTTCACGGATAACTGAGCGATTTTCCGCCTTTCCTCGCTTCATCTTAAGAGTGACGGTTATGCTGTCTACAATATTTTGTACGGAAATAATACATGAGTGGGTCTTTTTTAGCTCAATTCGCTAAGTTTCAAACCTTGGGACTTGTCCGGACGGAAATAAAATCCGGGCAAAGCATCAGTTTTTTAGGCTACGAGTTTACATAGTTATTTTTTGACTGTAATTGAATCATACCGGAAAAAGCTCCAGACTGCATATCATTTTAAACAATTTCAATAGCATCAGCAGTCGCTTGAGTCAGAAATTATAAGTAAACTTGATAGCCTTTCTAAAAATAGGGATGTCTCTGGATTGGAGGGGCGATTCAAAATTTTCGGTAAGGAAAAAAGGTGAGAAGATTAGTGTTTTCACCGGCAGCAACCCATTCAAGGCTCAAACGGGCCTCTCTAGACGGCTGGCCTTCTTTTTTAAAAAGAGTTATCTGACCCAAACCGGCTGCAAAGCAAAGCGGGAGAAAACTGTCCTGACAAGCCGACATTTCAGCAGAACCTAGGTGATTGCTGAGAAAGCAAACAGGAGTTTAAGCGACAGTAATCATTGGGTAAAATGCTCTAATCGTTATTAGCCAAAACTTTGCCTCAATTCTTTGTGGTTAAAACTTGAGTTCAACAAGATCAAGTCGGCACGTCTCAACAGATTTTTTTCAACAATCGTTCGCACAACTAGACTTTAATTCCGTACAATCGAAGTCTATGTTTCAGGAGGCCGCTCAATCTGTCAATGCATAATCAAGATCCCAATCCACAAGCCTTGACGCAAAAACAGAGCCGGCTGATTGGTAAAGTCCTATCTCCCGCAGTTGGGTTATGGTTGCGCTCACAAGTCGAGCAAGTCCAACATCTGCAAGTAAAAATTGAGGGAGGCGACCGGCAAATCCTCTCAGGCTGTATTCCTGGCGTATCCATCACCGCTAAAGGTGCAGTCTATCAAGGATTGCATCTCGGGGAAATTCAGCTCACCGGCACCGGCATTCGCATCAACATCGGCCAAGTCATCAAAGGCAAACCCCTGCGCCTTTTAGAACCGATCCCCGTTGCCGGTGAGCTGAAACTGCCTGAAGCCGATCTCAATGCCTCCCTGCAAGCTCCCTTGCTGGCTAACGCTTTAATCGAGTTTCTACTTCCCTTACTACAAACAAACGATCTTGCGCCTCAACCGGCACGCTATCGCTTGCAAAATTCTCAAATGACCCTCGATAACGGACAACTGACCCTCCGCGCCCAGTTAGTGTCTCCTGCCGGCAACCCAACGCCCTTTGTCCTGCGTAGCGGCTTGCAGCTAGCCAGCAGTCATGAATTGCAGTTTGTCCGCACCCATCTACAGACTTCACAGGCATTGCCGACGGCCAATTTGGATGGCTTCATCATCGATTTAGGCCCAGAAGTTGATATTCAGGAACTCACCCTCAGTCCCGGACTCCTCACTTGTCGAGGCCGGCTCATGGTGATCC
This genomic window contains:
- a CDS encoding Dethiobiotin synthetase encodes the protein MDYKTARNFILSQGTALTTQKNPDAFLMLLKEGKPPVPGQMTSILLAVKIIGDALHENPDLDRQLVVALYSIAVESIQLFEAGYRAGVEWPPLLKEDLDRLALAVKNTFAGIPQGKDALDL
- a CDS encoding phosphonate ABC transporter ATP-binding protein, with protein sequence MTIECEKLHSPYALSLNRPILNGIDCTIQPGEFVALLGLNGAGKSTLLRALVGLLPLQRGEIRINGVVLTPRTLGRIRRDVGLIFQGGGLVRQLPALDNVLCGKLATLPAWQTLWGFSKADRRHALDLLANLGLKDLAYQKTDRLSGGQQQRVAIARALMQSPQILLADEPTAGLDVKVAQQVMDIFADLHRQQGMTVVTVLHDLGMASAYAERAIILDAGRVVYDGPCRNLSERFAELTQVSI
- a CDS encoding Rid family detoxifying hydrolase — translated: MNATELLAKYAQGERNFQLAKLSGVNLKGANLSGIDLTSSDLTGAELSGASLSNAKLNSVNLSRASLTGANLSGLVESYSLNLSWAALDGADFSAAQINGVNLSHADLDKANLSGANLSGANLSKASLVKANLTRANLKSANLTEAKLQGADLSRADLTNVKLQAANLQGAKLGVVSLPNMDLSSVNFADVDLSKADLSNANFKKACLRGANLERACLQRANLMRANVSGANLKRADLTDSNIYGANFENADLTGTMMPDGEIYEPADSQSTSEKPISITKKIIRTEQAPAPVGPYNQAITATGTMIFVAGQIAIDPRINEIVYPDDIAKQTEQVMKNIEAILAAAGATFNDVVKTSVFLLDMNNFAAMNAVYAKYFDEKTAPARATVQVSRLPKDVLVEIECTAVI
- the phnE gene encoding phosphonate ABC transporter, permease protein PhnE; the encoded protein is MKDLVSWWRRYPWLSRLATVAGIFLVYGWALQGLEINLELLKTSWPHITNFISRLWPPNLDVLDIAVKALIETIQMSIWGTTIGAILSLPLAICSAHNLAPRWLQWVANFMQNAVRSVPSIVLGLLFVAATGLGAPAGTLAVSIYTIGYLGKFYQEAIESVEPRSIESLQVAGASWLQIAQYGILPQVLPLGLGYTLYMFEYNIRAASVLGVVGAGGIGFELVNYIRAFEYTKATTMMLVLLVVVTVIDMASSKLRQRLERM
- a CDS encoding DUF5615 family PIN-like protein, which produces MLRLLSDENFNGDIVRGLFLCQPDLDLLRVQDVGLRKVDDQAILDWAANNERILLTHDRATMPDFAYERLARGEQMAGLFVVNDRMPVRQVIDELLLLIDCSEQPEWKGVVLYLPL
- a CDS encoding DUF433 domain-containing protein translates to MVYLIHKNEPMILVLEREAPPLWEDETGAIRVGNSRVLLEIVIRAFQDGASPESIVHRYSTLSLSDVYNTIGYYLRHQNAVEMYLNQREQLAESVQQRLSSIQPDLSLIRSRLLSQEQS
- a CDS encoding shikimate dehydrogenase — protein: MIKGTTKLLGVIGSPIEHSLSPVMHNAAIAELGVDYVYLAMPVKPADLEVALAGFAAINLRGFSVTIPHKQAIMPFLSEISPIAQAVGAVNTVWHTGTSWAGTNTDVEGFVAPLKAYNRDWSQTVAVILGAGGAARAVVAGCAELGIQEIHVIGRNRQKLDAFQQSWVNSAVPVPAIHTWEKVPQLISQANLLVNTTPVGMHPQVDQMPVSAAEMKNLNAGAIAYDLIYTPNPTQFLKVAAEMGATAIDGLEMLVQQGATALQMWLQQPVPVDVMRQSLTQHLGLKVKN